From the genome of Cytobacillus firmus, one region includes:
- a CDS encoding acetyl-CoA C-acyltransferase, with the protein MKKAVIVQAKRTPIGKANGMLKDYEPHELAAPLLKYLAEGLEEKIDDVILGNVVGPGGNIARLSALEAGLPLSVPGLTLDRQCSAGLEAIRLASYLIQGGAGTCYIAGGTESASTSPFTKRARFSPDKIGDPDMGAAAENVAEKCSISKEAQDTYALLSYERSWKAFESGLMGDELIPFGSHSHDEEFFKKRKMDTLLKRAKPIFKKDGTVTAANSCGIHDGAAAVLVMEEETAIKNGYKPILRFADSAVAGVHPNYPGFAPVPAIQSILERNYLTIDDIDLIEINEAFASKITACANELSIPYEKLNVNGGALTVGHPYGASGAVLVTKLFYDVQRRRSCKYVLAAIGSGGGVGAAILFEAVC; encoded by the coding sequence ATTAAAAAAGCAGTAATTGTACAGGCAAAAAGAACACCTATCGGAAAAGCAAATGGGATGCTTAAAGACTATGAGCCGCATGAACTTGCTGCCCCGCTGCTAAAATATCTGGCGGAAGGCCTGGAAGAAAAAATTGATGATGTCATTTTAGGCAATGTCGTGGGACCTGGCGGCAATATTGCCCGCTTGTCTGCATTGGAAGCAGGACTCCCTCTTTCCGTCCCGGGTTTAACGCTGGACAGGCAATGCAGTGCGGGTCTTGAAGCCATTAGGCTGGCAAGCTATCTTATCCAGGGAGGTGCAGGTACTTGTTATATAGCAGGTGGTACGGAAAGTGCCAGCACCTCCCCATTTACCAAAAGAGCCCGCTTCTCCCCCGACAAAATCGGAGACCCTGATATGGGTGCCGCAGCGGAAAATGTAGCCGAAAAGTGCAGCATATCAAAGGAAGCTCAGGATACATATGCACTATTAAGCTATGAACGGAGCTGGAAAGCTTTTGAAAGTGGACTAATGGGAGACGAGCTGATTCCCTTTGGAAGCCATTCACATGATGAAGAGTTTTTTAAAAAAAGAAAAATGGATACTCTATTAAAACGAGCCAAACCGATATTTAAAAAGGATGGCACTGTAACAGCAGCCAACAGCTGCGGCATCCATGACGGGGCAGCTGCTGTTTTGGTGATGGAGGAAGAAACAGCAATTAAAAATGGCTACAAACCCATTCTGCGTTTTGCTGATAGTGCCGTTGCTGGTGTACACCCCAACTATCCGGGATTTGCGCCTGTTCCAGCCATACAGTCGATCCTGGAAAGAAATTATTTAACCATTGACGATATTGATTTAATAGAAATTAATGAAGCATTCGCCTCAAAAATTACAGCATGTGCCAATGAGCTTTCCATTCCATATGAAAAACTGAACGTTAATGGAGGGGCTTTAACAGTTGGCCACCCCTATGGAGCGTCAGGTGCTGTGTTGGTTACAAAATTATTTTATGATGTGCAGCGAAGACGTTCTTGCAAATATGTATTAGCTGCCATTGGAAGCGGAGGCGGAGTTGGTGCTGCTATTTTGTTTGAAGCAGTTTGTTGA
- a CDS encoding DUF6944 family repetitive protein → MYLEGDDLLTVGAYFLVAGTFISAIGETMKPDVNNVNKKLIRDGNGVQAVGNSLQGFGRISLAEGNETANLYGIIGSFTQAGGNSINTAANNIEIQNPSISVSGFNSLGSTIQSMGAALEAAGVENDENNLLSNLETLSYSLISVSAILDAIGILIEDEKSIQKRVLLAAGGWLEFIGAVLGAYVIIQAGE, encoded by the coding sequence ATGTATCTGGAAGGAGATGATCTATTAACTGTCGGTGCTTATTTTCTGGTTGCAGGCACATTTATTTCTGCGATTGGCGAAACCATGAAGCCGGATGTAAACAATGTGAACAAAAAATTAATACGGGACGGAAATGGTGTTCAGGCGGTTGGCAATAGCCTCCAGGGATTTGGAAGGATAAGCCTAGCTGAGGGAAATGAAACAGCTAATTTATATGGAATTATTGGGAGCTTTACGCAGGCAGGCGGGAATTCCATCAACACGGCTGCAAATAATATTGAAATTCAAAATCCATCAATTTCTGTGTCAGGCTTTAATTCACTGGGCAGTACCATTCAATCCATGGGTGCAGCATTGGAAGCTGCGGGAGTTGAAAACGATGAAAACAATCTGCTCAGCAATCTAGAAACTCTGAGTTACTCATTGATTTCGGTATCTGCTATCCTCGACGCTATAGGAATTCTTATAGAAGATGAAAAGAGCATTCAAAAAAGAGTCCTGCTGGCTGCAGGAGGATGGCTTGAATTCATTGGTGCAGTTCTTGGCGCATATGTGATCATTCAGGCAGGTGAATAA